Proteins encoded together in one Halorubellus sp. JP-L1 window:
- a CDS encoding DUF367 family protein gives MDLHVRYEGDDDPDKCTVRKLERFSLAELHRSDRATPYGVVLNPHADVALSPADADASRLVALDCSWETAGEAMFSIAGEHRALPFLVAANPVNYGNAFQLTTVEALAAALVILGDREHAEAILAKFTWGETFLELNAEPLARYADCEDSSDVVAVQDDYLVDEPDAAE, from the coding sequence GTGGACCTGCACGTGCGGTACGAGGGCGACGACGACCCCGACAAGTGCACGGTGCGCAAGCTCGAGCGCTTCTCGCTCGCCGAGCTCCATCGCTCGGACCGCGCGACGCCGTACGGCGTCGTCCTGAATCCCCACGCCGACGTCGCGCTCTCGCCCGCGGACGCGGACGCGTCCCGGCTCGTCGCGCTGGACTGCTCGTGGGAGACCGCCGGCGAGGCGATGTTCTCCATCGCGGGCGAGCACCGCGCGCTCCCGTTCCTCGTCGCCGCGAACCCCGTGAACTACGGGAACGCCTTCCAGCTCACGACCGTCGAAGCACTCGCTGCGGCGCTCGTCATCCTCGGCGACCGCGAGCACGCCGAGGCGATCCTTGCGAAGTTCACGTGGGGCGAGACGTTCCTCGAACTCAACGCCGAGCCGCTCGCGCGCTACGCCGACTGCGAGGACTCCTCGGACGTCGTCGCCGTCCAGGACGACTACCTCGTCGACGAACCCGACGCCGCAGAATAA
- a CDS encoding DUF5787 family protein, producing MSEYGFELALCAHLERERDGVLARQLGGGVHAPGNRVLDVVHVERGPSFEERAAITPDRIPDPAIRGPAGPGRARPWRDALPDDLGEESARRIADACVDRGFFERERRGGREYLRQTARYPDDWFGDVLAVENKPDLGTPGALERQLRQDVSLALADRVVLATASHVTGAHLNRIPDAVGVWRYDPSADDPDADALDVLREPTRLPVDEPGVELLDARPARTDVAVVDADAKRDARRRLAERAYGKGWRTYSLPDCERVAPDAPAVADHATLPHCTYHDRVVDPARDCGADCPGHDPGDAFDVDLDAERDANSAWRRDPDGRRTRQSGLDAFQ from the coding sequence GTGTCCGAGTACGGGTTCGAACTCGCGCTGTGCGCCCACCTCGAGCGCGAGCGCGACGGCGTCCTCGCACGCCAGCTCGGCGGCGGCGTGCACGCTCCCGGGAACCGCGTGCTCGACGTCGTGCACGTCGAGCGCGGCCCGTCGTTCGAGGAGCGGGCTGCCATCACGCCCGATCGCATCCCCGACCCCGCGATCCGCGGGCCCGCCGGCCCCGGCCGCGCCCGCCCGTGGCGCGACGCCCTCCCCGACGACCTCGGCGAGGAGTCCGCGCGACGGATCGCGGACGCCTGCGTCGACCGCGGGTTCTTCGAGCGCGAGCGCCGCGGCGGCCGCGAGTACCTCCGGCAGACCGCCAGATATCCCGACGACTGGTTCGGGGACGTGCTCGCCGTCGAGAACAAGCCCGACCTCGGGACGCCCGGCGCGCTCGAACGCCAGCTCCGCCAGGACGTCAGTCTCGCGCTCGCCGACCGCGTCGTGCTCGCCACCGCGAGCCACGTCACGGGCGCGCACCTGAACCGCATCCCCGACGCCGTCGGCGTCTGGCGCTACGACCCCAGCGCGGACGACCCAGACGCGGACGCCCTCGACGTCCTCCGGGAACCCACGCGGTTGCCCGTCGACGAACCCGGCGTCGAACTGCTCGACGCGAGGCCGGCGCGGACCGACGTCGCCGTCGTCGACGCCGACGCCAAGCGCGACGCCCGCCGCCGCCTCGCCGAACGCGCGTACGGCAAGGGTTGGCGGACCTACTCGCTCCCCGACTGCGAGCGCGTCGCGCCCGACGCCCCCGCCGTCGCCGACCACGCGACGCTCCCCCACTGCACGTACCACGACCGCGTCGTCGACCCGGCGCGAGACTGCGGCGCCGACTGCCCCGGCCACGACCCCGGGGACGCATTCGACGTCGACCTCGACGCCGAACGCGACGCCAACAGCGCGTGGCGCCGGGACCCGGACGGCCGCCGGACCCGCCAGAGCGGCCTCGACGCCTTCCAGTAG
- a CDS encoding helix-turn-helix domain-containing protein, which translates to MSRASITDCEDCVEPAEAFSVVGNETRLAILEALWQADADVVRFSRLREAVGVRDSAQFNYHLQELVGQFVSNGEDGYALKHAGKKVVRAVLAGEFTHDPRWEPFEIDGECVACSATLVAEYEDETITVYCPECEHAHGEYPFPPGGLTDRSREEVMAAFDQRVRHLHCLAADGVCPECNGRMESHVERGGECCLGADLRVEHECAQCGHSLCSAVGLVLLDQSDVVTFHRKHGVDLNGTPYWQLPWCVSDHHTTVEREDPFRVRVDIPLDDERMAVALDEDLRVVDVARD; encoded by the coding sequence ATGAGTCGTGCCAGCATCACCGACTGCGAGGACTGCGTCGAGCCCGCCGAGGCGTTCTCGGTGGTCGGGAACGAGACGCGCCTCGCCATCCTCGAAGCGCTCTGGCAGGCCGACGCTGACGTCGTCCGGTTCTCGCGCCTGCGGGAGGCGGTCGGCGTCCGGGACAGCGCGCAGTTCAACTACCACCTCCAGGAGCTCGTCGGCCAGTTCGTCTCGAACGGGGAGGACGGTTACGCGCTGAAGCACGCCGGGAAGAAGGTCGTCCGCGCCGTGCTCGCGGGCGAGTTCACGCACGATCCGCGCTGGGAGCCGTTCGAGATCGACGGCGAGTGCGTCGCGTGCTCGGCGACGCTCGTCGCCGAGTACGAAGACGAGACGATCACCGTCTACTGCCCGGAGTGCGAGCACGCGCACGGCGAGTACCCGTTCCCGCCGGGCGGCCTCACGGACCGGTCGCGCGAGGAGGTGATGGCGGCGTTCGACCAGCGCGTCCGGCACCTGCACTGTCTCGCGGCCGACGGCGTCTGCCCGGAGTGCAACGGACGGATGGAGAGCCACGTCGAGCGCGGCGGCGAGTGCTGTCTCGGTGCGGACCTCCGCGTCGAGCACGAGTGCGCGCAGTGCGGGCACTCGCTGTGCTCGGCGGTCGGGCTCGTCCTCCTCGACCAGTCCGACGTCGTGACGTTCCACCGCAAGCACGGCGTCGACCTGAACGGAACGCCGTACTGGCAGCTCCCGTGGTGCGTCTCGGACCACCACACGACCGTTGAGCGCGAGGACCCGTTCCGGGTGCGCGTCGACATCCCGCTCGACGACGAGCGGATGGCCGTCGCGCTCGACGAGGACCTCCGGGTCGTCGACGTCGCCCGCGACTGA
- a CDS encoding translation initiation factor IF-2 subunit gamma: protein MSGTHRQPEVNIGLVGHVDHGKTTLVQALSGEWTDQHSEEMKRGISIRLGYADATFRKCPECDDTEAFTVEETCPEHDVDTEVLRTVSFVDAPGHETLMATMLSGAAIMDGAVLVVSATEDVPQAQTEEHLMALDIIGIENIVIAQNKVDLVDADRARENYEQIQEFVEGTVAEGAPVVPISAQQDVNTDVLIETIEREIPTPERDPDADPLLHCARSFDINRPGTTWEDLLGGVVGGSLVRGRLDPDEEIEIKPGREVEEGGQTEYRPIETSIRSLQAGGTSVDEVSPGGLLGVGTGLDPALTKGDALAGQLAGRPGTLPPVWDSFTMSVDLLDRVVGDEMTEVEPINTGEPLMLTVGTATTVGAVTSARDGECEVNLKRPVCSETGAKIAINRRVGARWRLIGVGTLDE, encoded by the coding sequence ATGTCAGGAACACACCGACAACCGGAGGTGAACATCGGACTCGTCGGCCACGTCGACCACGGCAAGACGACGCTCGTGCAGGCGCTGAGTGGCGAGTGGACCGACCAGCACTCCGAGGAGATGAAGCGCGGCATCTCCATCCGACTGGGTTACGCGGACGCGACGTTCCGCAAGTGCCCGGAGTGCGACGACACCGAAGCGTTCACCGTCGAGGAGACCTGCCCCGAGCACGACGTCGACACCGAGGTCCTGCGGACGGTCTCGTTCGTCGACGCCCCCGGTCACGAGACGCTGATGGCGACGATGCTCTCCGGCGCCGCGATCATGGACGGCGCCGTCCTCGTCGTCTCCGCGACCGAGGACGTCCCGCAGGCACAGACCGAAGAACACCTGATGGCGCTCGACATCATCGGCATCGAGAACATCGTCATCGCCCAGAACAAGGTCGACCTCGTCGACGCCGACCGGGCGCGCGAGAACTACGAGCAGATCCAGGAGTTCGTCGAGGGAACCGTCGCCGAGGGCGCACCGGTCGTCCCGATCAGCGCCCAGCAGGACGTCAACACGGACGTCCTCATCGAGACGATCGAACGCGAGATCCCGACGCCCGAGCGCGACCCGGACGCGGACCCGCTCCTGCACTGCGCGCGGAGCTTCGACATCAACCGGCCCGGTACCACGTGGGAGGACCTCCTGGGTGGCGTCGTCGGCGGGTCGCTCGTCCGCGGCCGCCTCGACCCCGACGAGGAGATCGAGATCAAGCCCGGGCGCGAGGTCGAGGAGGGCGGCCAGACCGAGTACCGACCGATCGAGACGAGCATCCGGTCGCTGCAGGCCGGCGGCACGTCGGTCGACGAGGTCTCTCCGGGCGGTCTGCTCGGCGTCGGCACCGGCCTCGATCCGGCGCTCACGAAGGGCGACGCGCTCGCCGGCCAGCTCGCTGGGCGACCCGGGACGCTCCCGCCGGTCTGGGACTCGTTCACGATGAGCGTCGACCTGCTCGATCGCGTCGTCGGGGACGAGATGACGGAAGTGGAACCGATCAACACCGGGGAGCCGCTGATGCTCACCGTCGGCACCGCGACGACCGTCGGCGCCGTCACGTCCGCTCGCGACGGCGAGTGCGAGGTGAACCTCAAGCGCCCGGTGTGCTCGGAGACGGGCGCGAAGATCGCGATCAACCGCCGCGTCGGCGCCCGCTGGCGGCTGATCGGCGTCGGGACGCTCGACGAATAG
- a CDS encoding PIN domain-containing protein encodes MRVALDTSALMMPVELDVRLFDELARVAEDYDAVVPEAVVEELRELSAGGGGIEGTAASVGYDLAVERCERVDTTESYADDALVELATEERVDAVVTNDRPLRDRVLDASVPVIALRGTNKLDITRP; translated from the coding sequence ATGCGCGTGGCGCTCGACACCAGTGCACTCATGATGCCGGTCGAACTCGACGTCCGACTGTTCGACGAACTCGCTCGAGTCGCGGAGGACTACGACGCGGTCGTCCCGGAAGCGGTCGTCGAGGAACTCAGAGAGCTGTCCGCGGGCGGTGGCGGCATCGAGGGCACCGCGGCGTCGGTCGGCTACGACCTCGCGGTCGAGCGTTGCGAGCGCGTTGACACGACTGAATCGTATGCGGACGACGCACTCGTCGAACTCGCCACCGAGGAGCGAGTGGACGCCGTCGTCACGAACGACCGGCCGCTGCGCGACCGCGTTCTGGACGCGAGCGTTCCGGTAATAGCATTACGCGGCACGAACAAACTGGATATAACTCGACCATAG
- a CDS encoding DNA-directed RNA polymerase: protein MYKKVRLKDTVEVPPKELADVSPELVKRLLQDKLEGRMDEDVGSVVSVVNVHDIGTGAVLPNRPGVYYEAEFDAVTFDPQMQEVVDGTVVEVVEFGAFVGIGPVDGLLHVSQISDEYLAYDGQNQQLASSESDRTLAVDDAIRARIVTKSIDERNPRDSKIGLTAKQPGLGKHGWLQEDRQGREAEAGD from the coding sequence ATGTACAAGAAGGTCAGGCTCAAGGATACGGTAGAGGTCCCCCCGAAGGAGCTCGCGGACGTCAGTCCCGAGCTCGTCAAGCGACTGCTGCAGGACAAACTCGAGGGGCGAATGGACGAAGACGTCGGGAGCGTCGTCTCCGTCGTGAACGTACACGACATCGGGACGGGCGCGGTGCTGCCGAATCGACCGGGCGTGTACTACGAGGCGGAGTTCGACGCGGTGACGTTCGACCCGCAGATGCAGGAGGTCGTCGACGGGACGGTCGTCGAGGTCGTGGAGTTCGGGGCGTTCGTCGGCATCGGGCCGGTCGACGGCCTGCTGCACGTCTCCCAGATCAGCGACGAGTACCTCGCGTACGACGGCCAGAACCAGCAGCTGGCGTCGAGCGAGTCCGATCGGACGCTCGCCGTCGACGACGCGATCCGGGCGCGGATCGTCACGAAGAGCATCGACGAGCGGAACCCGCGTGACTCGAAGATCGGGTTGACGGCGAAGCAGCCGGGACTGGGCAAGCACGGCTGGCTCCAGGAGGACCGGCAGGGCCGCGAAGCGGAGGCTGGTGATTAG
- the spt4 gene encoding transcription elongation factor subunit Spt4: MAQDRLVCRECHRVVEPDANQCPSCGSTSLSEDWAGYVVIAHPETSMIAEEMEVTEAGSYALKVR; the protein is encoded by the coding sequence ATGGCCCAAGATCGCCTCGTCTGTCGCGAGTGCCATCGCGTCGTGGAACCGGACGCGAACCAGTGTCCGTCCTGTGGGTCGACGTCGCTCTCGGAGGACTGGGCGGGATACGTCGTGATCGCACACCCGGAGACCTCGATGATTGCGGAGGAGATGGAGGTCACCGAGGCGGGTTCGTACGCGCTGAAGGTCCGGTAG
- a CDS encoding GTP-dependent dephospho-CoA kinase family protein: MTAAPDDDVGDHGVDSGDGDHGVDSGDGDGDGGRGGDGGRSGDADASGGDDVLLTLPESLRSAFKEPFGPVETDADVLLADVDGPLIAVGDIVTYHFLQAGREPDVAVVDERTKREVVDDAVRDAVATPDVTVSNPAGALSEALVRALGDALRRADATTVFVEGEEDLAVLPAVMVAPVGASVVYGQPDAGMVHVRVSEGTKAEFRELLEEFDGDLDAFWAVVDDA, translated from the coding sequence GTGACGGCGGCGCCGGACGACGACGTTGGCGACCACGGCGTCGACAGCGGTGACGGCGACCACGGCGTCGACAGCGGTGACGGCGACGGCGACGGTGGCCGTGGCGGCGACGGCGGCCGTAGCGGCGACGCCGACGCTTCCGGTGGTGACGACGTGCTGTTGACGCTTCCGGAGTCGCTTCGGTCGGCGTTCAAGGAGCCGTTCGGGCCCGTGGAGACGGACGCGGACGTGCTCCTGGCGGACGTCGACGGGCCGCTGATCGCGGTCGGTGACATCGTCACGTATCACTTCTTGCAGGCTGGCCGCGAGCCGGACGTCGCGGTCGTCGACGAGCGCACGAAGCGCGAGGTCGTCGACGACGCGGTTCGGGACGCGGTCGCGACGCCGGACGTCACGGTTTCGAATCCGGCGGGTGCGCTCTCGGAAGCACTCGTTCGCGCGCTCGGGGACGCCCTGCGGCGCGCGGACGCGACGACGGTGTTCGTCGAGGGCGAGGAGGACCTCGCGGTGCTCCCGGCGGTGATGGTCGCGCCGGTCGGTGCGAGCGTCGTGTACGGTCAGCCCGACGCGGGCATGGTGCACGTGCGCGTCTCTGAGGGAACGAAGGCGGAGTTCCGCGAGCTCCTCGAGGAGTTCGACGGCGACCTCGACGCGTTCTGGGCGGTCGTCGACGACGCCTGA
- a CDS encoding 30S ribosomal protein S24e, which produces MDVEILSEEENPMLHRTDVTFEVVHDEATPSRLSVRDSLAAKLNKDADEVVVRELDTKFGMRKTVGYAKVYDTAEAARDVEQDHMLDRNAITDGAEGGEEAEEA; this is translated from the coding sequence ATGGACGTCGAAATCCTCTCCGAAGAGGAGAACCCGATGTTGCACCGCACGGACGTCACGTTCGAGGTCGTTCACGACGAAGCGACGCCCTCGCGCCTGTCCGTCCGAGACAGTCTGGCCGCGAAGCTCAACAAGGACGCCGACGAGGTCGTCGTCCGCGAGCTCGACACGAAGTTCGGGATGCGCAAGACCGTCGGCTACGCGAAGGTCTACGACACGGCGGAGGCCGCTCGCGACGTCGAACAGGACCACATGCTCGACCGGAACGCCATCACGGACGGCGCCGAGGGTGGCGAGGAAGCGGAGGAGGCCTGA
- a CDS encoding 30S ribosomal protein S27ae, with amino-acid sequence MPAHEFYTDDGEHDREQCPRCGDTFLGDYGDRLHCGKCSYTEWK; translated from the coding sequence ATGCCCGCACACGAGTTCTACACGGACGACGGCGAGCACGACCGCGAACAGTGCCCGCGCTGCGGCGACACGTTCCTCGGCGACTACGGCGACCGACTGCACTGCGGGAAGTGCAGTTACACCGAGTGGAAGTAA
- a CDS encoding bifunctional N(6)-L-threonylcarbamoyladenine synthase/serine/threonine protein kinase has protein sequence MADASTDAAGRGVTREGEPVRVLGIEGTAWCASAAVYDGERDDFRIESDAYEPESGGIHPREAAEHMHDAIPRVVETALDWARERHDGDGPPVDAVAFSRGPGLGPCLRIVGTAARALARSLAVPLVGANHMVAHLEIGRHQSGFASPVCLNASGANAHLLGYRDGRYRVLGETMDTGVGNAIDKFTRHVGWTHPGGPKVEERARDGEYVELPYVVKGMDFSFSGIMSAAKQAYDDGVPVEDVCRGLEETIFAMLAEVTERALSLTGSDELVLGGGVAQNARLTRMLREMCDARGAEFYAPEPRFLRDNAGMIALLGAKMYAAGDTLPIEDSSVDANFRPDEVPVTWRDGEDVTIAPESGAEIRGAEAVVDVGDVVTKRRVPKLYRHPELDERLRATRTRSEARLTHAARAEGVPTPVVREIDDDEGTLVFERVGDCDLAHALTPERVRAVGEHLAAIHAAGFVHGDPTTRNVRVAPDARDTDTGDGSDGDDAGGERAFLIDFGLGYHSEQVEDYAMDLHVFDQSLVGTATDPDPLRAAVRDGYRDAGDDRVLDQLAAIEGRGRYQ, from the coding sequence ATGGCGGACGCCTCCACTGACGCGGCCGGTCGTGGCGTGACGCGCGAGGGCGAGCCGGTGCGCGTGCTCGGCATCGAGGGGACGGCGTGGTGCGCGAGCGCGGCCGTGTACGACGGCGAGCGCGACGACTTCCGGATCGAGTCGGACGCGTACGAGCCAGAGAGCGGCGGCATCCATCCGCGTGAGGCCGCCGAGCACATGCACGACGCGATTCCGCGAGTCGTCGAGACTGCGCTCGACTGGGCGCGCGAGCGTCACGACGGCGACGGGCCGCCGGTTGACGCGGTCGCGTTCTCGCGGGGCCCCGGACTCGGGCCGTGCCTGCGGATCGTCGGCACCGCCGCGCGTGCGCTCGCGCGGTCGCTTGCCGTGCCGCTCGTCGGCGCGAACCACATGGTCGCGCACCTCGAGATCGGTCGGCACCAGTCCGGGTTCGCGTCGCCGGTGTGCCTGAACGCGAGCGGCGCGAACGCGCACCTCCTGGGGTACCGCGACGGCCGCTACCGCGTGCTCGGCGAGACGATGGACACCGGCGTCGGGAACGCGATCGACAAGTTCACGCGCCACGTCGGCTGGACGCACCCCGGCGGGCCGAAGGTCGAGGAACGCGCCCGAGACGGCGAGTACGTCGAGTTGCCGTACGTCGTGAAGGGCATGGACTTCTCGTTCTCGGGGATCATGAGCGCCGCCAAGCAGGCGTACGACGACGGTGTGCCGGTCGAGGACGTCTGTCGCGGACTGGAGGAGACGATATTCGCGATGCTCGCGGAGGTCACCGAGCGTGCCTTGAGCCTGACGGGGAGCGACGAACTCGTCCTCGGCGGCGGCGTCGCGCAGAACGCGCGCCTGACGCGGATGCTCCGCGAGATGTGCGACGCCCGCGGCGCGGAGTTCTACGCGCCCGAACCGCGATTCCTGCGGGACAACGCCGGCATGATCGCGCTGTTGGGCGCGAAGATGTACGCCGCTGGCGACACGCTCCCGATCGAGGACTCGTCCGTGGACGCGAACTTCCGGCCGGACGAGGTCCCCGTCACGTGGCGCGACGGCGAGGACGTCACTATCGCGCCCGAGTCCGGCGCCGAGATCCGGGGCGCGGAGGCGGTGGTCGACGTCGGCGACGTGGTGACGAAGCGCCGCGTCCCGAAGCTCTACCGGCATCCCGAACTCGACGAGCGCCTGCGCGCGACGCGAACGCGGAGCGAGGCGCGCCTCACGCACGCTGCACGCGCCGAGGGCGTCCCGACGCCGGTCGTCCGCGAGATCGACGACGACGAGGGGACGCTCGTGTTCGAGCGCGTCGGCGACTGCGACCTCGCGCACGCGCTCACCCCCGAGCGCGTCCGCGCCGTCGGCGAGCACCTCGCCGCCATCCACGCCGCCGGGTTCGTGCACGGCGATCCGACCACGCGGAACGTCCGCGTCGCCCCCGATGCCCGCGACACCGACACCGGGGACGGGAGCGACGGCGACGACGCCGGTGGCGAGCGCGCGTTCCTCATCGACTTCGGGCTCGGGTACCACAGCGAGCAGGTCGAGGACTACGCGATGGACCTCCACGTGTTCGACCAGAGCCTCGTCGGGACCGCGACCGACCCAGACCCCCTCCGGGCGGCCGTCCGCGACGGCTACCGCGACGCCGGCGACGACCGCGTCCTCGACCAGCTCGCCGCCATCGAAGGTCGTGGCCGCTATCAGTAA
- a CDS encoding DUF5808 domain-containing protein, protein MPDKPTDGEIFGIPYNFERPSISRMLKAYWQPGDGMLVEKPFGIGYTLNLANWRSWVALAVVGGLLWNERSGSGDGGIEDEEPVEVVVED, encoded by the coding sequence ATGCCCGACAAGCCCACCGACGGGGAGATCTTCGGTATTCCGTACAACTTCGAACGGCCGAGCATCAGCCGCATGCTGAAGGCCTACTGGCAGCCCGGCGACGGGATGCTCGTCGAGAAGCCGTTCGGTATCGGGTACACGCTCAACCTCGCGAACTGGCGGTCCTGGGTCGCGCTCGCGGTCGTCGGCGGCCTCCTCTGGAACGAGCGCAGCGGGAGCGGCGACGGCGGTATCGAGGACGAGGAACCGGTCGAGGTCGTCGTCGAGGACTGA
- a CDS encoding NADH-quinone oxidoreductase subunit D, translated as MSEAVVSEREREGGASPTVADLEGVLGDRVVRRDDHRNAPAVVVRPDAVADALADIRDTLDLDHCSCVTAQEYADRFETIYHLKDYDDPTREASVVVPTTHESPRSESAASVYRTCDWHEREAYDLLGVAYDDHPDLRRILLPETWQGHPLREDFDQDRPQVVTLEEHANPLAGDQRDGTASDGEAGRETMFLNIGPHHPSTHGVLHVETVLDGETVVDVDPDIGYIHRCEEQMCESGTYRHQIMPYPDRWDWASAGLLNEWAYARAVEDLADVDVPEYAQVIRTMGAELCRIASHMLAVATYALDVFGEFTAVFQYGIRDREKALGLLEELTGQRMMFNYFRVGGVAWDLPQPREAFFEQVRDELDTLPAAMSEYYDLLAANEVFQTRTMGTGRLDVDTAKSHGVTGPVARGSGIDYDLRRDDPYGYYDELDWDVVTEDDGDNLARVLVRMQEVEQSARIVRQCVDVLESWPEDDRTIQSNVPRTLKPPADAETYRAVEGAKGELGIYLRSDGTDSPARFKIRSPCFSNLQALPEMAEGEYVPDLVATLGSLDTIMGEVDR; from the coding sequence GTGAGCGAAGCCGTCGTCAGCGAGCGGGAGCGCGAGGGGGGTGCGTCGCCGACCGTCGCGGACCTGGAGGGCGTTCTCGGCGACCGAGTTGTTCGCCGGGACGACCACCGGAACGCGCCGGCGGTCGTCGTCCGGCCAGACGCCGTCGCCGACGCCCTTGCAGACATCAGGGACACCCTCGACCTGGACCACTGTTCGTGCGTGACCGCCCAGGAGTACGCCGACCGTTTCGAGACGATCTACCACCTGAAGGACTACGACGACCCGACGCGGGAGGCGAGCGTCGTCGTCCCGACCACGCACGAGAGCCCGCGGAGCGAGAGTGCGGCGAGCGTCTACCGGACGTGCGACTGGCACGAGCGCGAGGCGTACGACCTGTTGGGCGTCGCGTACGACGACCACCCGGATCTGCGACGCATCCTCCTCCCCGAGACCTGGCAGGGCCACCCGCTGCGCGAGGACTTCGACCAGGACCGCCCGCAGGTCGTGACCCTCGAGGAGCACGCGAACCCGCTCGCCGGCGACCAGCGCGACGGGACCGCCTCCGACGGCGAGGCCGGGCGGGAGACGATGTTCCTCAACATCGGCCCGCACCATCCCTCGACGCACGGCGTCCTCCACGTCGAGACCGTCCTCGACGGCGAGACCGTCGTCGACGTCGACCCCGACATCGGGTACATCCACCGGTGCGAGGAGCAGATGTGCGAGTCCGGGACGTACCGCCACCAGATCATGCCGTACCCGGACCGGTGGGACTGGGCGTCCGCGGGCCTGCTCAACGAGTGGGCGTACGCTCGCGCCGTCGAGGACCTCGCTGACGTCGACGTGCCCGAGTACGCGCAAGTGATCCGGACGATGGGCGCGGAGCTCTGCCGAATCGCCTCGCACATGCTCGCCGTCGCGACGTACGCGCTCGACGTCTTCGGCGAGTTCACGGCGGTCTTCCAGTACGGCATCCGCGACCGCGAGAAGGCGCTCGGTTTGTTGGAGGAACTCACGGGCCAGCGGATGATGTTCAACTACTTCCGCGTGGGCGGCGTCGCGTGGGACCTCCCGCAGCCCCGGGAGGCGTTCTTCGAGCAGGTACGGGACGAACTCGACACGCTCCCGGCGGCGATGTCGGAGTACTACGACCTCCTCGCCGCCAACGAGGTGTTCCAGACGCGCACGATGGGGACCGGGCGCCTCGACGTCGACACCGCGAAGTCCCACGGCGTCACTGGTCCGGTCGCGCGCGGCTCCGGTATCGACTACGACCTCCGCCGCGACGACCCCTACGGCTACTACGACGAACTCGACTGGGACGTCGTCACCGAGGACGACGGTGACAACCTGGCGCGCGTCCTCGTCCGCATGCAGGAGGTCGAACAGTCGGCACGAATCGTCCGACAGTGCGTCGACGTCCTCGAGTCCTGGCCAGAGGACGACCGCACCATCCAGTCGAACGTCCCCCGGACCCTGAAGCCGCCCGCGGACGCCGAGACGTACCGCGCGGTCGAGGGCGCGAAAGGCGAACTCGGCATCTACCTCCGGAGCGACGGCACCGACTCGCCCGCGCGCTTCAAGATCCGGAGCCCGTGCTTCTCGAACCTCCAGGCGCTCCCCGAGATGGCCGAGGGCGAGTACGTCCCCGACCTCGTCGCGACCCTCGGCAGTCTCGACACCATCATGGGCGAAGTCGACCGCTGA
- a CDS encoding helix-turn-helix domain-containing protein: MKYLRVTLRHDRDALHPMHRFVCDHGGYGDYRLIHWNRDADGTNALLFHVHGPREPYEARLADLRRVRSFDLAPVDDDAFYVHVHEEPSETDASLLDAFSRGGLVAVPPIEYRTDRTMTMGVVGDPAVLQATFDAVPEGIDVAVDRVSEAPSTSVPAGRDLTTRQREVVRAAKRLGYYEVPRAASVEDVADAVDCAPGTAAEHLRKAESRVFADLDV, from the coding sequence GTGAAGTACCTGCGGGTGACGCTTCGGCACGACCGGGACGCCCTCCACCCGATGCATCGGTTCGTCTGCGACCACGGCGGGTACGGCGACTATCGGCTCATCCACTGGAACCGGGACGCGGACGGGACGAACGCGCTCCTCTTCCACGTCCACGGCCCGCGCGAGCCTTACGAGGCCCGCCTCGCCGACCTGCGCCGCGTCCGGTCGTTCGACCTCGCGCCAGTCGACGACGACGCCTTCTACGTCCACGTCCACGAGGAGCCGTCGGAGACCGACGCCTCCCTCCTGGACGCGTTCTCTCGCGGCGGCCTGGTCGCCGTTCCACCCATCGAGTACCGGACCGACCGGACGATGACGATGGGCGTCGTCGGCGACCCAGCCGTCCTCCAGGCGACGTTCGACGCCGTGCCCGAGGGCATCGACGTAGCGGTGGACCGCGTGAGCGAAGCCCCGTCGACGAGCGTCCCGGCCGGCCGCGACCTCACCACGCGACAGCGCGAGGTCGTCCGCGCCGCCAAGCGCCTCGGGTACTACGAGGTGCCGCGGGCGGCGTCCGTCGAGGACGTCGCAGACGCCGTCGACTGCGCGCCCGGGACCGCCGCCGAACACCTCCGGAAGGCCGAATCGCGCGTGTTCGCCGACCTCGACGTCTGA